The following proteins come from a genomic window of Oncorhynchus kisutch isolate 150728-3 unplaced genomic scaffold, Okis_V2 Okis06b-Okis10b_hom, whole genome shotgun sequence:
- the LOC109877275 gene encoding NLR family CARD domain-containing protein 3 isoform X1: protein MSLSGENEEAGPPSSICEETEEEATASRMSPSGSAGALSLKRSFPTEQDTDREHKRIKTDRPVSPAPSGVSVKSDQSMGLPILFRKAERSTVQRIKTGRPVSPAPSGISMKSDQSMGLPILFSDGELFAGKSSISEENDQSRDHQPRVPTDEKVYNTVSTKTEIQEKMKSYLKNRAYSLFEGFEDQAKKTPLNNIYTELYITQGGSGEVNYEHEVRQIETACRFPVEQETSIQLNDIFKPLPGQDKPIRTVLTKGVAGIGKTVSVLKFMLDWTEGKANQDIQIIFPLPFRDLNLMRDKNLSLIELLHHSFKETKVSEISENKNIVFVFDGLDECRLPLDFQNNKICCDVTESTSVDVLLTNLIKGNLLRSAHIWITTRPAAANQIPPECVHQVTEVRGFNDLQKEEYFRKRISEEDLASRIISHIKTSRSLHIMCHIPVFCWISATVIERLLVEAESQAIPKNLTQMYAHLIIFQSKLRCQKYPVKPSNDFYWDKEMIQALGKLAFQQLEKGHLIFYEEDLRECDIDIKDASVYSGVCTQIFREESGLNQMKVYCFVHLSIQEFLAALYVFLMFTNDNNNLMTKERSLRNKNSLYEDAVDKALQFENGHLDLFLRFLLGLSHESNQHLLQGLLTPTGSSSQNNKETVKYIKEKIRKNLPLERCINLFHCLNELNDHSLVEEIQSYLRSGSLSKSKLSSGQWSALVFMLLTSEKLDVFDLKKYIRSDAALLKLLPVVRSSRTALLNECKLTKKSFEALASVLKSNSCCLRVLDMSGNKLQDSGVKLLSAGLEDPHCKLETLKLNDCNLTEKSCEVLALTLSSNTSSLRELDLGGNELQDSGVRFICAGLENPKCKLETLRLSGCSITEEGCASLASALRSNPSHLKELDLSGNTPGVSGVKLLSSVQEDPLYTGDTGVK from the exons atgagtctctctggggagaatgAGGAGGCTGGCCCTCCCTCTAGTATCTGTGAAGAGACTGAAGAGGAAGCCACTGCTTCTAGAATGAGTCCCTCAGGGAGTGCGGGAGCGTTGTCCCTTAAAAGGAGTTTTCCAACGGAACAGGACACTGACAGGGAACATAAGAG GAtcaagacagacagaccagtctCACCTGCACCTAGTGGTGTCTCCGTGAAGAGTGACCAGTCAATGGGACTTCCTATTCTCTTTAGGAAAGCAGAACGTTCCACTGTGCAAAG GATCAAGACAGGCAGACCAGTCTCACCTGCACCTAGTGGTATCTCCATGAAGAGTGACCAGTCCATGGGACTTCCTATTCTCTTCAGTGATGGAGAATTATTCGCTGGGAAAAG CAGTATCTCTGAGGAGAATGACCAGTCAAGGGATCACCAACCCAGAGTCCCTACTGATGAGAAAGT GTACAACACTGTTTCCACTAAGACAGAAATCCAGGAGAAAATGAAATCCTACTTGAAGAATAGGGCATATTCTTTATTTGAAGGCTTTGAGGATCAAGCCAAAAAAACACCTCTTAACAAcatctacacagagctctacatcacacaAGGTGGAAGTGGAGAGGTTAATTATGAACATGAGGTAAGACAGATTGAGACAGCATGCAGGTTTCCAGTAGAACAAGAGACATCAATCCAACTCAATGACATCTTCAAACCCTTACCTGGACAAGACAAGCCTATCAGAACAGTGCTGACAAAGGGAGTtgctggcattggaaaaacagtgTCTGTGCTGAAGTTCATGTTGGACTggactgaaggaaaagcaaatcaAGACATCCAGATCATCTTCCCACTTCCTTTTCGGGATCTGAACTTGATGAGAGATAAAAATCTAAGTCTGATAGAACTACTTCATCACTCCTTTAAAGAAACAAAAGTATCAGAAATCTCAGAAAACAAAAATATTGTGTTTGTTTTTGATGGTCTGGATGAATGTCGCCTTCCTCTGGACTTCCAGAATAATAAgatctgctgtgatgtcacagagtcaACTTCAGTGGATGTGTTGCTGACAAACCTCATCAAAGGGAATCTGCTTCGCTCTGCTCACATTTGGATAACCacccgacctgcagcagccaatcAGATCCCCCCTGAGTGTGTTCaccaggtgacagaggtacgagggttcaatgaccTACAGAAGGAGGAATACTTCAGGAAGAGAATCTCTGAGGAGGACTtggccagcagaatcatctcacacataaagacgtcaaggagcctccacatcatgtgccacattccCGTCTTCTGTTGGATTTCAGCCACTGTAATAGAGAGACTATTGGTTGAAGCAGAGAGTCAAGCGATCCCCAAGAATCTGACTCAAATGTACGCTCACCTCATAATCTTCCAGTCAAAACTGAGGTGTCAGAAGTATCCTGTAAAGCCTTCCAACGATTTTTACTGGGATAAAGAGATGATTCAGGCACTAGGAAAATTGGCTTTTCAACAGCTAGAAAAAGGCCATCTGATATTCTATGAGGAAGACCTGAGAGAGTGTGACATTGACATCAAGGACGCGTCTGTGTACTCTGGAGTGTGCACTCAGATCTTCAGGGAAGAGTCTGGGCTTAACCAGATGAAGGTGTACTGCTTTGTACATCTGAGTATCCAGGAGTTTCTGGCTGCACTATATGTGTTCCTCATGTTCACTAACGACAACAACAATCTGATGACTAAAGAGAGATCCCTCCGCAACAAAAACAGTCTATATGAAGATGCAGTGGACAAGGCCTTGCAGTTTGAAAATGGCCATCTGGAccttttcctccgcttccttctaGGCCTTTCACATGAGTCCAATCAGCATCTCCTACAAGGCCTACTGACACCAACAGGAAGCAGCTCACAGAACAACAAGGAAACAGTCAAGTACATCAAGGAGAAGATCAGGAAGAACCTCCCCTTGGAGAGGTGTatcaatctgttccactgtctgaatgaactgaatgatcATTCTCTAGTGGAAGAGATCCAAAGCTACCTGAGATCAGGAAGTCTCTCAAAATCTAAACTCTCATCTGGacagtggtcagctctggtcttCATGTTGCTGACCTCCGAGAagctggatgtgtttgacctgaagaaatacATCAGATCAGATGCGGCTCTTCTCAAACTTCTCCCAGTTGTCAGATCCTCTAGAACAGCCCT GCTGAACGAATGTAAACTCACCAAGAAAAGCTTTGAGGCACTGGCTTCTGTTCTCAAATCAAACTCATGCTGTCTGAGAGTGCTGGACATGAGTGGCAATAAACTCcaggattcaggagtgaagctgctctctgctggactggaggatccacactgtaaactggagacatTGAA GTTGAATGATTGCAACCTAACTGAGAAATCCTGTGAGGTGCTGGCTTTAACTCTCAGCTCAAACACCTCAAGTTTGAGAGAGCTAGACCTGGGAGGAAATGAACTCCAGGATTCAGGAGTGAGATTCATCTGTGCTGGACTTGAGAATCCAAAATGTAAATTGGAGACACTGAG GCTGTCAGGCTGCAgcatcacagaggaaggctgtgcttctcttgcttcagctctgaggtcaaacccctcccACCTGAAGGAGCTGGACCTGAGTGGCAATACTCCAGGAGTCTCTGGAGTAAAGCTGCTCTCTTCTGTACAAGAGGATCCCCTCTATACTGGAGACACTGGG GTTAAATGA
- the LOC109877275 gene encoding NLR family CARD domain-containing protein 3 isoform X2 codes for MSLSGENEEAGPPSSICEETEEEATASRMSPSGSAGALSLKRSFPTEQDTDREHKRIKTDRPVSPAPSGVSVKSDQSMGLPILFRKAERSTVQRIKTGRPVSPAPSGISMKSDQSMGLPILFSDGELFAGKSISEENDQSRDHQPRVPTDEKVYNTVSTKTEIQEKMKSYLKNRAYSLFEGFEDQAKKTPLNNIYTELYITQGGSGEVNYEHEVRQIETACRFPVEQETSIQLNDIFKPLPGQDKPIRTVLTKGVAGIGKTVSVLKFMLDWTEGKANQDIQIIFPLPFRDLNLMRDKNLSLIELLHHSFKETKVSEISENKNIVFVFDGLDECRLPLDFQNNKICCDVTESTSVDVLLTNLIKGNLLRSAHIWITTRPAAANQIPPECVHQVTEVRGFNDLQKEEYFRKRISEEDLASRIISHIKTSRSLHIMCHIPVFCWISATVIERLLVEAESQAIPKNLTQMYAHLIIFQSKLRCQKYPVKPSNDFYWDKEMIQALGKLAFQQLEKGHLIFYEEDLRECDIDIKDASVYSGVCTQIFREESGLNQMKVYCFVHLSIQEFLAALYVFLMFTNDNNNLMTKERSLRNKNSLYEDAVDKALQFENGHLDLFLRFLLGLSHESNQHLLQGLLTPTGSSSQNNKETVKYIKEKIRKNLPLERCINLFHCLNELNDHSLVEEIQSYLRSGSLSKSKLSSGQWSALVFMLLTSEKLDVFDLKKYIRSDAALLKLLPVVRSSRTALLNECKLTKKSFEALASVLKSNSCCLRVLDMSGNKLQDSGVKLLSAGLEDPHCKLETLKLNDCNLTEKSCEVLALTLSSNTSSLRELDLGGNELQDSGVRFICAGLENPKCKLETLRLSGCSITEEGCASLASALRSNPSHLKELDLSGNTPGVSGVKLLSSVQEDPLYTGDTGVK; via the exons atgagtctctctggggagaatgAGGAGGCTGGCCCTCCCTCTAGTATCTGTGAAGAGACTGAAGAGGAAGCCACTGCTTCTAGAATGAGTCCCTCAGGGAGTGCGGGAGCGTTGTCCCTTAAAAGGAGTTTTCCAACGGAACAGGACACTGACAGGGAACATAAGAG GAtcaagacagacagaccagtctCACCTGCACCTAGTGGTGTCTCCGTGAAGAGTGACCAGTCAATGGGACTTCCTATTCTCTTTAGGAAAGCAGAACGTTCCACTGTGCAAAG GATCAAGACAGGCAGACCAGTCTCACCTGCACCTAGTGGTATCTCCATGAAGAGTGACCAGTCCATGGGACTTCCTATTCTCTTCAGTGATGGAGAATTATTCGCTGGGAAAAG TATCTCTGAGGAGAATGACCAGTCAAGGGATCACCAACCCAGAGTCCCTACTGATGAGAAAGT GTACAACACTGTTTCCACTAAGACAGAAATCCAGGAGAAAATGAAATCCTACTTGAAGAATAGGGCATATTCTTTATTTGAAGGCTTTGAGGATCAAGCCAAAAAAACACCTCTTAACAAcatctacacagagctctacatcacacaAGGTGGAAGTGGAGAGGTTAATTATGAACATGAGGTAAGACAGATTGAGACAGCATGCAGGTTTCCAGTAGAACAAGAGACATCAATCCAACTCAATGACATCTTCAAACCCTTACCTGGACAAGACAAGCCTATCAGAACAGTGCTGACAAAGGGAGTtgctggcattggaaaaacagtgTCTGTGCTGAAGTTCATGTTGGACTggactgaaggaaaagcaaatcaAGACATCCAGATCATCTTCCCACTTCCTTTTCGGGATCTGAACTTGATGAGAGATAAAAATCTAAGTCTGATAGAACTACTTCATCACTCCTTTAAAGAAACAAAAGTATCAGAAATCTCAGAAAACAAAAATATTGTGTTTGTTTTTGATGGTCTGGATGAATGTCGCCTTCCTCTGGACTTCCAGAATAATAAgatctgctgtgatgtcacagagtcaACTTCAGTGGATGTGTTGCTGACAAACCTCATCAAAGGGAATCTGCTTCGCTCTGCTCACATTTGGATAACCacccgacctgcagcagccaatcAGATCCCCCCTGAGTGTGTTCaccaggtgacagaggtacgagggttcaatgaccTACAGAAGGAGGAATACTTCAGGAAGAGAATCTCTGAGGAGGACTtggccagcagaatcatctcacacataaagacgtcaaggagcctccacatcatgtgccacattccCGTCTTCTGTTGGATTTCAGCCACTGTAATAGAGAGACTATTGGTTGAAGCAGAGAGTCAAGCGATCCCCAAGAATCTGACTCAAATGTACGCTCACCTCATAATCTTCCAGTCAAAACTGAGGTGTCAGAAGTATCCTGTAAAGCCTTCCAACGATTTTTACTGGGATAAAGAGATGATTCAGGCACTAGGAAAATTGGCTTTTCAACAGCTAGAAAAAGGCCATCTGATATTCTATGAGGAAGACCTGAGAGAGTGTGACATTGACATCAAGGACGCGTCTGTGTACTCTGGAGTGTGCACTCAGATCTTCAGGGAAGAGTCTGGGCTTAACCAGATGAAGGTGTACTGCTTTGTACATCTGAGTATCCAGGAGTTTCTGGCTGCACTATATGTGTTCCTCATGTTCACTAACGACAACAACAATCTGATGACTAAAGAGAGATCCCTCCGCAACAAAAACAGTCTATATGAAGATGCAGTGGACAAGGCCTTGCAGTTTGAAAATGGCCATCTGGAccttttcctccgcttccttctaGGCCTTTCACATGAGTCCAATCAGCATCTCCTACAAGGCCTACTGACACCAACAGGAAGCAGCTCACAGAACAACAAGGAAACAGTCAAGTACATCAAGGAGAAGATCAGGAAGAACCTCCCCTTGGAGAGGTGTatcaatctgttccactgtctgaatgaactgaatgatcATTCTCTAGTGGAAGAGATCCAAAGCTACCTGAGATCAGGAAGTCTCTCAAAATCTAAACTCTCATCTGGacagtggtcagctctggtcttCATGTTGCTGACCTCCGAGAagctggatgtgtttgacctgaagaaatacATCAGATCAGATGCGGCTCTTCTCAAACTTCTCCCAGTTGTCAGATCCTCTAGAACAGCCCT GCTGAACGAATGTAAACTCACCAAGAAAAGCTTTGAGGCACTGGCTTCTGTTCTCAAATCAAACTCATGCTGTCTGAGAGTGCTGGACATGAGTGGCAATAAACTCcaggattcaggagtgaagctgctctctgctggactggaggatccacactgtaaactggagacatTGAA GTTGAATGATTGCAACCTAACTGAGAAATCCTGTGAGGTGCTGGCTTTAACTCTCAGCTCAAACACCTCAAGTTTGAGAGAGCTAGACCTGGGAGGAAATGAACTCCAGGATTCAGGAGTGAGATTCATCTGTGCTGGACTTGAGAATCCAAAATGTAAATTGGAGACACTGAG GCTGTCAGGCTGCAgcatcacagaggaaggctgtgcttctcttgcttcagctctgaggtcaaacccctcccACCTGAAGGAGCTGGACCTGAGTGGCAATACTCCAGGAGTCTCTGGAGTAAAGCTGCTCTCTTCTGTACAAGAGGATCCCCTCTATACTGGAGACACTGGG GTTAAATGA
- the LOC109877275 gene encoding NLR family CARD domain-containing protein 3 isoform X3 produces the protein MSLSGENEEAGPPSSICEETEEEATASRMSPSGSAGALSLKRSFPTEQDTDREHKRIKTDRPVSPAPSGVSVKSDQSMGLPILFRKAERSTVQRIKTGRPVSPAPSGISMKSDQSMGLPILFSDGELFAGKSSISEENDQSRDHQPRVPTDEKVYNTVSTKTEIQEKMKSYLKNRAYSLFEGFEDQAKKTPLNNIYTELYITQGGSGEVNYEHEVRQIETACRFPVEQETSIQLNDIFKPLPGQDKPIRTVLTKGVAGIGKTVSVLKFMLDWTEGKANQDIQIIFPLPFRDLNLMRDKNLSLIELLHHSFKETKVSEISENKNIVFVFDGLDECRLPLDFQNNKICCDVTESTSVDVLLTNLIKGNLLRSAHIWITTRPAAANQIPPECVHQVTEVRGFNDLQKEEYFRKRISEEDLASRIISHIKTSRSLHIMCHIPVFCWISATVIERLLVEAESQAIPKNLTQMYAHLIIFQSKLRCQKYPVKPSNDFYWDKEMIQALGKLAFQQLEKGHLIFYEEDLRECDIDIKDASVYSGVCTQIFREESGLNQMKVYCFVHLSIQEFLAALYVFLMFTNDNNNLMTKERSLRNKNSLYEDAVDKALQFENGHLDLFLRFLLGLSHESNQHLLQGLLTPTGSSSQNNKETVKYIKEKIRKNLPLERCINLFHCLNELNDHSLVEEIQSYLRSGSLSKSKLSSGQWSALVFMLLTSEKLDVFDLKKYIRSDAALLKLLPVVRSSRTALLNECKLTKKSFEALASVLKSNSCCLRVLDMSGNKLQDSGVKLLSAGLEDPHCKLETLKLSGCSITEEGCASLASALRSNPSHLKELDLSGNTPGVSGVKLLSSVQEDPLYTGDTGVK, from the exons atgagtctctctggggagaatgAGGAGGCTGGCCCTCCCTCTAGTATCTGTGAAGAGACTGAAGAGGAAGCCACTGCTTCTAGAATGAGTCCCTCAGGGAGTGCGGGAGCGTTGTCCCTTAAAAGGAGTTTTCCAACGGAACAGGACACTGACAGGGAACATAAGAG GAtcaagacagacagaccagtctCACCTGCACCTAGTGGTGTCTCCGTGAAGAGTGACCAGTCAATGGGACTTCCTATTCTCTTTAGGAAAGCAGAACGTTCCACTGTGCAAAG GATCAAGACAGGCAGACCAGTCTCACCTGCACCTAGTGGTATCTCCATGAAGAGTGACCAGTCCATGGGACTTCCTATTCTCTTCAGTGATGGAGAATTATTCGCTGGGAAAAG CAGTATCTCTGAGGAGAATGACCAGTCAAGGGATCACCAACCCAGAGTCCCTACTGATGAGAAAGT GTACAACACTGTTTCCACTAAGACAGAAATCCAGGAGAAAATGAAATCCTACTTGAAGAATAGGGCATATTCTTTATTTGAAGGCTTTGAGGATCAAGCCAAAAAAACACCTCTTAACAAcatctacacagagctctacatcacacaAGGTGGAAGTGGAGAGGTTAATTATGAACATGAGGTAAGACAGATTGAGACAGCATGCAGGTTTCCAGTAGAACAAGAGACATCAATCCAACTCAATGACATCTTCAAACCCTTACCTGGACAAGACAAGCCTATCAGAACAGTGCTGACAAAGGGAGTtgctggcattggaaaaacagtgTCTGTGCTGAAGTTCATGTTGGACTggactgaaggaaaagcaaatcaAGACATCCAGATCATCTTCCCACTTCCTTTTCGGGATCTGAACTTGATGAGAGATAAAAATCTAAGTCTGATAGAACTACTTCATCACTCCTTTAAAGAAACAAAAGTATCAGAAATCTCAGAAAACAAAAATATTGTGTTTGTTTTTGATGGTCTGGATGAATGTCGCCTTCCTCTGGACTTCCAGAATAATAAgatctgctgtgatgtcacagagtcaACTTCAGTGGATGTGTTGCTGACAAACCTCATCAAAGGGAATCTGCTTCGCTCTGCTCACATTTGGATAACCacccgacctgcagcagccaatcAGATCCCCCCTGAGTGTGTTCaccaggtgacagaggtacgagggttcaatgaccTACAGAAGGAGGAATACTTCAGGAAGAGAATCTCTGAGGAGGACTtggccagcagaatcatctcacacataaagacgtcaaggagcctccacatcatgtgccacattccCGTCTTCTGTTGGATTTCAGCCACTGTAATAGAGAGACTATTGGTTGAAGCAGAGAGTCAAGCGATCCCCAAGAATCTGACTCAAATGTACGCTCACCTCATAATCTTCCAGTCAAAACTGAGGTGTCAGAAGTATCCTGTAAAGCCTTCCAACGATTTTTACTGGGATAAAGAGATGATTCAGGCACTAGGAAAATTGGCTTTTCAACAGCTAGAAAAAGGCCATCTGATATTCTATGAGGAAGACCTGAGAGAGTGTGACATTGACATCAAGGACGCGTCTGTGTACTCTGGAGTGTGCACTCAGATCTTCAGGGAAGAGTCTGGGCTTAACCAGATGAAGGTGTACTGCTTTGTACATCTGAGTATCCAGGAGTTTCTGGCTGCACTATATGTGTTCCTCATGTTCACTAACGACAACAACAATCTGATGACTAAAGAGAGATCCCTCCGCAACAAAAACAGTCTATATGAAGATGCAGTGGACAAGGCCTTGCAGTTTGAAAATGGCCATCTGGAccttttcctccgcttccttctaGGCCTTTCACATGAGTCCAATCAGCATCTCCTACAAGGCCTACTGACACCAACAGGAAGCAGCTCACAGAACAACAAGGAAACAGTCAAGTACATCAAGGAGAAGATCAGGAAGAACCTCCCCTTGGAGAGGTGTatcaatctgttccactgtctgaatgaactgaatgatcATTCTCTAGTGGAAGAGATCCAAAGCTACCTGAGATCAGGAAGTCTCTCAAAATCTAAACTCTCATCTGGacagtggtcagctctggtcttCATGTTGCTGACCTCCGAGAagctggatgtgtttgacctgaagaaatacATCAGATCAGATGCGGCTCTTCTCAAACTTCTCCCAGTTGTCAGATCCTCTAGAACAGCCCT GCTGAACGAATGTAAACTCACCAAGAAAAGCTTTGAGGCACTGGCTTCTGTTCTCAAATCAAACTCATGCTGTCTGAGAGTGCTGGACATGAGTGGCAATAAACTCcaggattcaggagtgaagctgctctctgctggactggaggatccacactgtaaactggagacatTGAA GCTGTCAGGCTGCAgcatcacagaggaaggctgtgcttctcttgcttcagctctgaggtcaaacccctcccACCTGAAGGAGCTGGACCTGAGTGGCAATACTCCAGGAGTCTCTGGAGTAAAGCTGCTCTCTTCTGTACAAGAGGATCCCCTCTATACTGGAGACACTGGG GTTAAATGA